CCAGCTCCTCGGGCGAGAGCGCCAGGGTGAATCTACCGCACATGCCGCCTTCCCTTCTCTGGTCGTCAAGATAGCACATCCCCTGCCGATATAGAGGCCATGTTCGCCCTGTTCACATGGATCGCCGGCGGCGTCATGATGGTCGCGGGAATCGCGCTGGTCCTTCGCGAACGGCGTCGCCGCGTCACGGGGCTCGCGCTCGGCGTGTACGACTTCTGCCACGAGGGGCACGTCAACCTGCTGCGCCGTGCGGCCGAACGCTGCGACCGCCTGGTGGTGGGCGTGCATACCGACGCCGCCGTGCGCGAATACAAGGGCGTGCAGCCGGCCAATTCCGAGCTGGAGCGCGCCGCGGCCATCCGTGAGCTGGGCGTGGCCGAAGAGGTGGTCGTCGGCAGCGACCGCGCGGCCCTCTGCCGCCGCTACCGTGTCTCGCGCGTCTTCCACGGCGACGACTGGGATTCCGACACGTACCGCCGCCGCTGGGGCGAGGAACTGCTGGCCGAGCTGGACATCGAGCTGGTGATGCTTCCTCACACCGCCGGCATCGACAGCACACGTTTGCGCGCCAGGGTGCCGCGTATCGGCTGGTGGCTCTACAGCTCCGTCCCCGACTGGAGCCGCGCCCACATCTTCAGCCATCTGCGCGACCTCTACGCCGAGCTCGGCGGCATCTGGTTCGTGGCCGGCCCCGGACGGGAGCTGGTGCGCGGCGAATTACCCGGAGCGCCCTGCGTCCTGCTCGAGCCGGGCCAGGAATCGTCCGCCGCCGCCCGCGCCATCTCGCACCACGACCTGGACGTGATCGTCACCGCCCACTTCAACTACGAGGCGATGACCGACGTGCTCGGAGACCTGGGCCGTCACCTCGACCTGGTCGTGCTCTCCCACGGCCGCAGCGGCAAGCCGGGCACCAGCGCGGACGTCGCGCGCGGCCGCCACGGGGTGAGCGTCGTCGGCGCGTTCGGCGCGACGACGGGCGCCCGGCTCTACCGGCGCGGCGGCGTGACGGTCCACGACTGGTCGTTCGCTCCGGACGGCTATCTCCACCTGGACCGCTTCCTCGCCGGGGGCGGCCGGTTCGACAATCCCGCGCCGACGGGCCGTCCGCGCATCCTGGTGCTGCCCACCTGGGGACCCGACGTCGAGCAGCACGGCCTGCTGCTGTCCCGTCGCTGGCGCGGGGCCTTCCGCGAGCTGGCCCGCGACTGCGACGTCGTGCTGTCGCCCCATCCGCTCTGCGAGGCATCCGACGTGGGCCGCTTCGCTCTCGAGGTCGGCGCG
The genomic region above belongs to bacterium and contains:
- a CDS encoding adenylyltransferase/cytidyltransferase family protein, whose translation is MFALFTWIAGGVMMVAGIALVLRERRRRVTGLALGVYDFCHEGHVNLLRRAAERCDRLVVGVHTDAAVREYKGVQPANSELERAAAIRELGVAEEVVVGSDRAALCRRYRVSRVFHGDDWDSDTYRRRWGEELLAELDIELVMLPHTAGIDSTRLRARVPRIGWWLYSSVPDWSRAHIFSHLRDLYAELGGIWFVAGPGRELVRGELPGAPCVLLEPGQESSAAARAISHHDLDVIVTAHFNYEAMTDVLGDLGRHLDLVVLSHGRSGKPGTSADVARGRHGVSVVGAFGATTGARLYRRGGVTVHDWSFAPDGYLHLDRFLAGGGRFDNPAPTGRPRILVLPTWGPDVEQHGLLLSRRWRGAFRELARDCDVVLSPHPLCEASDVGRFALEVGAEVLPASGASHVHVPGAQCTVSDLSGAFWEALLFDTPAVLARPLEPAVWPADLPPSRERTLAVAASCAPSNLAETVRVRLGARAPGQRSLAEERLGRIDGEATRRLAHRIRALLKEPARRGDVVLARDSGVL